A DNA window from Halorubrum sp. DM2 contains the following coding sequences:
- a CDS encoding PLP-dependent cysteine synthase family protein: protein MTTHAEPLSSVVETIGETPLVRVHDSPDAVPVYAKLESFNPGASIKDRIGKYMLERMLERGDVGEGGTVIEPTAGNTGIGIAVAAGQLGLNAIFVVPERFSVEKQQLMRALGAEVVNTPSKDGMELAIERAHEIAEELDDAVVPQQFSNPLNAEAHYETTAPEIDEALDGEVGAVVAGCGTAGTLMGVARYFREADADTHVTAVEPAGSAYREFFGEDVEHGEYKTEGIGTHDIDTNELFDPDLVDEIQAIDDRDVHEEMGRLAAEEGQLVASSAAANSLAAKRVARDIRDGEIDAPHETVVTVFCDSSERYLSKGVYRSFEEWEG from the coding sequence ATGACCACTCACGCGGAGCCCCTCTCGTCGGTGGTGGAGACGATCGGCGAGACCCCGCTCGTCCGCGTCCACGACTCGCCCGACGCCGTTCCGGTGTACGCCAAGCTGGAGTCGTTCAACCCCGGCGCGAGCATCAAGGACCGCATCGGGAAGTACATGCTCGAACGAATGTTAGAGCGCGGCGACGTGGGCGAGGGCGGCACCGTGATCGAGCCGACCGCCGGCAACACCGGCATCGGGATCGCGGTCGCGGCGGGGCAGCTCGGCCTGAACGCGATCTTCGTCGTCCCCGAGCGCTTCTCGGTGGAGAAACAGCAGCTCATGCGCGCGCTCGGCGCGGAGGTCGTGAACACCCCGAGCAAGGACGGGATGGAGCTCGCCATCGAGCGCGCCCACGAGATCGCGGAGGAACTCGACGACGCGGTCGTCCCCCAGCAGTTCTCGAACCCCCTCAACGCCGAGGCGCACTACGAGACGACCGCCCCCGAGATCGACGAGGCGCTCGACGGCGAGGTGGGCGCGGTCGTCGCCGGCTGCGGCACCGCTGGGACGCTGATGGGCGTGGCCCGCTACTTCCGGGAGGCAGACGCGGACACCCACGTCACCGCGGTCGAGCCGGCCGGCTCCGCGTACCGCGAGTTCTTCGGCGAGGACGTCGAACACGGGGAGTACAAGACGGAGGGGATCGGCACCCACGACATCGACACGAACGAGCTGTTCGACCCCGACCTCGTCGACGAGATCCAAGCGATCGACGACCGCGACGTCCACGAGGAGATGGGACGGCTCGCGGCCGAGGAGGGGCAGCTCGTCGCCTCCTCGGCGGCCGCGAACTCGCTCGCCGCAAAGCGCGTCGCCCGCGACATCCGGGACGGCGAGATCGACGCGCCGCACGAGACGGTCGTCACCGTCTTCTGCGACTCCTCCGAGCGCTACCTCTCGAAGGGCGTCTACCGGAGCTTCGAGGAGTGGGAAGGGTAG
- the thrS gene encoding threonine--tRNA ligase codes for MTVVRLRHCMSETDAEAEVTVVLPDGSELTVPAGSTVEDVAFEIGPGLGRDTVAGKIDGELVEKHAAVHDGARIEIVTDQSDEYLTVLRHSAAHVFAQALQRLHPEATLTIGPPTDDGFYYDVTDVDIDEDDLAAIEDEMESIIAADYDIEREVRSREEATEIYADNEYKRQILDEEADGEEVTFYVQDDWEDLCQGPHVESTGEVGAATLLEVSAAYWRGDEENDSLTRVYGTAFASESDLEEYLELREQAQERDHRKIGQEMNLFSIPTVTGPGLPLYHPPGKTVLRELSNFANELNRDHGYEEVETPHVFRTELWKQSGHYENYKDDMFLLDVNDEEYGLKPMNCPGHATIFDQQSWSYRDLPQRYFENGKVYRKEQRGELSGLSRVWSFTIDDGHLFVRPDQIRQEIESVIEMIFEVVETLDLEVEVALATRPDKSVGSDEIWESAEEQLRDVLDSGGYDYDVEPGDGAFYGPKIDFGFEDALGRVWDGPTVQLDFNMPERFDLTYTGEDNEDHEPVMIHRALYGSYERFFMVLIEHFDGNFPLWLAPEQVRILPVSDETLGYAHRVKNALEDERFRVEVEDRDWTVGRKIRAGHDDRLPYMVIVGDDEQEAGTVSVRDRFENQRGDVDLDAFVDHLVDERDAKRTEPDFVDAE; via the coding sequence ATGACGGTCGTCCGGCTCCGACACTGTATGAGCGAGACCGATGCGGAGGCCGAGGTGACGGTCGTCCTGCCGGACGGATCAGAGCTGACCGTTCCGGCGGGCTCGACAGTCGAGGACGTCGCCTTCGAGATCGGCCCCGGGCTCGGTCGCGACACCGTCGCGGGGAAGATCGACGGCGAACTCGTCGAAAAGCACGCCGCGGTCCACGACGGCGCGCGGATCGAGATCGTCACCGACCAGTCCGACGAGTACCTCACGGTGTTGCGCCACTCCGCGGCCCACGTGTTCGCGCAGGCGCTCCAGCGGCTCCACCCGGAGGCGACGCTGACGATCGGCCCGCCGACCGACGACGGGTTCTACTACGACGTGACCGACGTCGACATCGACGAGGACGATCTGGCCGCCATCGAAGACGAGATGGAGTCGATTATCGCGGCCGACTACGACATCGAGCGCGAGGTCCGGTCGCGCGAGGAGGCGACGGAGATCTACGCCGACAACGAGTACAAACGCCAGATCTTAGACGAGGAGGCCGACGGCGAGGAGGTCACCTTCTACGTCCAAGACGACTGGGAGGACCTCTGTCAGGGCCCGCACGTCGAGTCGACCGGCGAGGTCGGCGCGGCGACCCTCTTGGAGGTGTCGGCCGCGTACTGGCGCGGCGACGAGGAGAACGACTCGCTGACGCGGGTGTACGGCACCGCGTTCGCGAGCGAGTCGGACCTCGAAGAGTACCTCGAACTGCGCGAGCAGGCCCAAGAGCGCGACCACCGGAAGATCGGACAGGAGATGAACCTCTTCTCGATCCCCACGGTGACCGGCCCCGGCCTCCCGCTGTACCACCCGCCGGGCAAGACGGTGCTCCGGGAGCTGTCGAATTTCGCGAACGAGCTCAACCGCGACCACGGCTACGAGGAGGTCGAGACGCCCCACGTGTTCCGGACGGAGCTGTGGAAGCAGTCGGGCCACTACGAGAACTACAAGGACGACATGTTCCTCCTCGACGTCAACGACGAGGAGTACGGCCTGAAGCCGATGAACTGCCCGGGCCACGCGACCATCTTCGACCAGCAGTCGTGGTCGTACCGCGACCTCCCGCAGCGCTACTTCGAGAACGGGAAGGTGTACCGGAAAGAACAGCGCGGCGAGCTGTCGGGGCTCTCGCGCGTCTGGTCGTTCACTATCGACGACGGCCACCTGTTCGTCCGCCCGGACCAGATCCGACAGGAGATCGAGTCGGTGATCGAGATGATCTTCGAGGTCGTGGAGACGCTCGATTTAGAGGTCGAGGTCGCGCTCGCCACGCGACCCGACAAGTCGGTCGGAAGCGACGAGATCTGGGAGTCGGCGGAAGAGCAGCTTCGTGACGTGCTCGACTCGGGCGGCTACGACTACGACGTCGAGCCGGGCGACGGCGCGTTCTACGGCCCGAAGATCGACTTCGGCTTCGAGGACGCGCTCGGCCGCGTCTGGGACGGCCCGACGGTCCAGCTCGATTTCAACATGCCCGAGCGGTTCGATCTCACCTACACGGGCGAGGACAACGAGGACCACGAGCCGGTGATGATCCACCGGGCGTTGTACGGCAGCTACGAGCGCTTCTTCATGGTCCTCATCGAGCACTTCGACGGGAACTTCCCGCTGTGGCTCGCGCCCGAGCAGGTCCGGATCCTCCCCGTCTCCGACGAGACGCTCGGCTACGCGCACCGCGTGAAAAACGCCTTAGAAGACGAGCGATTCCGCGTCGAGGTCGAGGACCGCGACTGGACGGTCGGCCGCAAGATCCGCGCGGGCCACGACGACCGGCTTCCGTACATGGTCATCGTCGGCGACGACGAGCAGGAGGCCGGCACCGTCTCGGTCCGCGACCGCTTCGAGAACCAGCGCGGCGACGTCGACCTCGACGCGTTCGTCGACCACCTCGTGGACGAGCGCGACGCGAAGCGGACGGAGCCGGACTTCGTCGACGCCGAGTGA
- a CDS encoding ATP-binding protein produces MSGHPRGSASDQDLQAVLDRMADGFFALDADWAVAYANEQGRRILRSAMSDDAVGPGESVEGRNLWESIPGSTETAFYEEYHRAMETQEPVSFDSYYEPLDTWFEARVFPSESGLSVYLRDVTEQRELERRQRESLHAIQRLYAVSSDHDRSFEEKVEAILTLGCEYLDVPNGFLTRIEDGTQHVEVSHADHPLLQPGEACPLDEAYCKRTIERDHLLTVVNASEEGWADDPAYETFGLETYIGGRVEVDGEQYGTLCFAATTPRGEPFTDTQQTFVELLTRWVSYELERQRAATRIERERDRLDEFASVVSHDLRNPLTAARGRIDLLAGESDSDHVDAVQRSLSRMETLIEDLLTLAREGNDVDDPEPVDLAALAADAWETTDDRDGTLRVAADEFGILADEARLRQLLENLFRNSVDHGGEAVTITVGSMPGGSGFYVADDGEGIPESERDQVFETGYTTATDGTGFGLNIVEEIANAHGWEVRVVESEEGGARFEFTGVKPA; encoded by the coding sequence ATGTCCGGCCACCCGCGCGGATCGGCGTCAGATCAGGATCTCCAAGCCGTTCTCGATCGGATGGCGGACGGGTTCTTCGCTCTCGACGCGGACTGGGCGGTCGCCTACGCGAACGAGCAGGGGCGTCGGATCCTCCGGTCCGCGATGAGCGACGATGCGGTCGGCCCGGGGGAGTCGGTCGAGGGCCGTAACCTGTGGGAATCGATTCCCGGGTCCACCGAGACGGCGTTCTACGAGGAGTACCACCGCGCCATGGAGACCCAAGAGCCCGTCTCGTTCGACTCGTACTACGAGCCGTTAGACACCTGGTTCGAGGCGCGCGTGTTCCCCTCCGAGAGCGGTCTCTCCGTGTACCTGCGCGACGTCACCGAGCAGCGCGAACTGGAGCGACGACAGCGGGAGAGCCTCCACGCGATCCAGCGGCTCTACGCGGTGTCGTCGGACCACGACCGCTCCTTCGAGGAGAAGGTCGAGGCGATACTGACGCTCGGCTGCGAGTACCTCGACGTTCCGAACGGGTTCCTCACGCGGATCGAGGACGGGACGCAACACGTCGAGGTGTCCCACGCCGACCACCCGCTGTTGCAGCCCGGCGAGGCCTGCCCGCTCGACGAGGCGTACTGTAAGCGAACGATCGAGCGCGATCACCTGTTGACCGTCGTCAACGCGTCCGAGGAGGGGTGGGCCGACGACCCCGCCTACGAGACGTTCGGGCTGGAGACGTACATCGGCGGGCGAGTCGAAGTCGACGGCGAGCAGTACGGCACGCTGTGTTTCGCCGCCACGACGCCCCGCGGCGAGCCGTTCACCGACACCCAGCAGACGTTCGTCGAACTGCTGACGCGATGGGTGAGCTACGAGCTGGAGCGACAGCGCGCCGCGACGCGGATCGAACGCGAGCGCGACCGGCTCGACGAGTTCGCGAGTGTCGTGAGCCACGACCTCCGGAACCCTCTCACGGCCGCGCGCGGCCGGATCGACCTCCTCGCGGGTGAGTCCGACAGCGACCACGTCGATGCCGTCCAGCGGTCTCTCTCGCGGATGGAGACGCTCATCGAGGATCTGCTCACGCTGGCGCGCGAGGGGAACGACGTCGACGACCCGGAACCCGTCGACCTCGCCGCCCTCGCCGCCGACGCCTGGGAGACGACCGACGACAGGGACGGGACGCTCCGCGTGGCCGCCGACGAGTTCGGGATTCTGGCCGACGAGGCGCGGCTCCGACAGCTGTTGGAGAACCTGTTTCGTAACAGCGTCGACCACGGCGGCGAGGCGGTCACGATCACGGTCGGGTCGATGCCGGGCGGCAGCGGGTTCTACGTGGCCGACGACGGCGAGGGGATCCCCGAATCGGAGCGGGATCAAGTGTTCGAGACCGGGTACACGACGGCGACCGACGGCACGGGATTCGGTCTGAACATCGTCGAGGAGATCGCCAACGCGCACGGCTGGGAGGTTCGGGTCGTCGAGTCCGAGGAGGGCGGCGCGCGCTTCGAGTTCACCGGCGTCAAGCCGGCCTGA
- a CDS encoding alanine--glyoxylate aminotransferase family protein — translation MSNRHAALDADERPPEVGELTPPDRTLMGPGPSDVHPRVLKAMSTPLVGHLDPAFVEIMDEVQELLRYTFRTDNKWTIPVSGTGSASMEAAIGNLVEPGDTMLVPTNGYFGGRMKSMAERAGGEVVEVEAPWGEPLDPVDVERAFDEHQPDVFGFVHAETSTGVRQPNVPQLTDIAHDHDAFVIADCVTSLGGVELRVDDWDVDVAYSGPQKCLSCPPGASPLTLNDRAMDKILDREERSRSWYLDLSLLEGYWGDDRSYHHTAPITNVYALREALRLVAEEGIEDRWDRHREVAGDLKAGLQDLGLEMNADDEYWLPSLNAVRVPDGVDDGAVIEYLLDEYDLEIASGLGDLEGEIWRIGCMGHSARPKNVEYVLAALEDALARQGYEA, via the coding sequence ATGTCAAACCGGCACGCCGCGCTCGACGCGGACGAGCGACCGCCCGAGGTCGGGGAGCTGACCCCGCCGGACCGCACGCTGATGGGTCCCGGTCCGAGCGACGTCCACCCGCGCGTCCTCAAGGCGATGAGCACCCCGCTCGTCGGCCACCTCGACCCCGCGTTCGTCGAGATCATGGACGAGGTCCAAGAGCTGTTGCGGTACACGTTCCGAACGGACAACAAGTGGACCATCCCCGTCTCCGGCACCGGGTCGGCGTCGATGGAGGCCGCGATCGGCAACCTCGTCGAACCGGGCGACACGATGTTAGTCCCGACGAACGGCTACTTCGGCGGGCGAATGAAGTCGATGGCCGAGCGCGCGGGCGGCGAGGTCGTCGAGGTCGAGGCCCCGTGGGGCGAGCCCCTCGACCCCGTCGACGTCGAGCGCGCGTTCGACGAACACCAGCCGGACGTGTTCGGGTTCGTCCACGCGGAGACCTCCACGGGCGTCCGCCAGCCGAACGTCCCCCAGCTGACCGACATCGCGCACGACCACGACGCGTTCGTGATCGCCGACTGCGTCACGTCGCTGGGCGGCGTCGAGCTGCGCGTCGACGACTGGGACGTCGACGTCGCCTACTCCGGCCCGCAGAAGTGCCTCTCGTGTCCGCCCGGCGCGAGTCCGCTGACGCTCAACGACCGCGCGATGGACAAGATCCTCGACCGCGAGGAGCGGTCTCGGTCGTGGTACCTCGACCTCTCGCTGCTTGAGGGGTACTGGGGGGACGACCGCTCGTACCACCACACCGCGCCGATCACGAACGTCTACGCGCTGCGCGAGGCGCTCCGCCTCGTCGCCGAGGAGGGGATCGAAGACCGATGGGACCGCCACCGCGAGGTCGCCGGCGATCTGAAGGCCGGACTTCAGGACCTCGGCCTCGAAATGAACGCCGACGACGAGTACTGGCTCCCGAGCCTGAACGCCGTCCGCGTCCCCGACGGCGTCGACGACGGGGCCGTCATCGAGTACCTGCTCGACGAGTACGACTTGGAGATCGCGTCCGGCCTCGGCGATCTGGAGGGCGAGATCTGGCGGATCGGCTGTATGGGTCACTCCGCCCGCCCGAAGAACGTCGAGTACGTCCTCGCCGCCTTGGAGGACGCGCTGGCGCGACAGGGGTACGAGGCGTAG